The sequence CTGAAGCGGGTGTTCTTGGTTTGGGATTAAATGGCTCAAACTTTTCTTCTTATGGTTCAGAGAAGAAGGGTACACCAGTAAAAAGTTTTATTCGTTATTGCGACGCTGATGTTGAAATTCGCGACCACAGTCCCATTATGCAACCACATGTTGTTGGGGTGTTCCATGAAGCTTTATATAAAACAATAAATGTTGTAAGCGGTTTACAAGCAGACGGGATTGTCCTTGTAAACTCAACTCGTGATTTTGATGATGTAAAAAAGGATTTAAAGCTTGAATACGGTACATTAGCAATTGTTGATGGATTAGGGATTGCTGTAGAGGAAAAAACAAAAGTTAATACAGCGATGTTAGGAGCGTTATTTAGAATTATTGACTTCCTTGACCCAGAAGCGATGAAAGCCGTTATTAGGAAAACGTTCGAGAAGAAATACCCACATTTTGTCGAGCCGAATATCCGCACTTTTGAACGGGGCTATAATAGTGTTCAATTTAAAGAATACAAAGTGCCTGAAGGTGCAGAAGGAAAAGCTTTTAAAATGCCAGAGTCTAGACTAGGCTATGAAACACAGGAAATTGGCGGTGTGATTACCGCGCAAGCAAATAGTATTTTAAAAGATTTAAGCGGTTCAAGACAAGGCTTCCTACCAGAATTTAAAATCGAGAAATGTATCAACTGTGCTCAATGTGATACGGTTTGCCCGGATTTCTGCTTTGTTTGGGAAGAAGCGGAAGACAAGCGTGGCCGGAAGCAAATGTTCTTAAAAGGGATTGATTATCAGTATTGTAAAGGCTGTTTAAAATGTGTGGAGGCTTGTCCAACGGAAGCGTTGATTGATATGCGTGAGGCACTAGGTTATGCTGATGAAAATCGCGTGGCACAAAAATTTCCAAGAGTACTAGAAGGGGTGATGTAATATGGCAATGATCGAAAAAGAGTTACAAAACGCTAATAATAAGGCAGAACAACTCGTAACATTTGAATCTGGTAATGAAATGGCTGCGATGGCTGCAGCGCAAATTAATTATCATTTAATGGGTTACTTCCCAATTACACCATCTACAGAGGTTGCGCAATTTTTGGATCAAATGAAAGCACGCGGTGAGCATGATATTCAATTAATTGCTGCCGATGGTGAACATGGCTCAGCAGGTATTTGTTATGGAGCAGCAGTTGCTGGCGCTCGTGTATTCAATGCGACTAGTGCGAACGGATTTATGTACATGCTTGAACAGCTGCCTGTCCAATCCGGAACTCGTTTTCCAATGGTTATGAATCTAGTAACACGCTCGATTAGTGGGCCATTAGATATCCGTGGCGACCATTCTGATTTATATTTTGGCTTGAATATTGGCTGGGTGATTTTAACAGCACCCACCCCTCAAGCAGTTTATGATATGAATATTATGGCACTTAAAATTGCTGAGCATTCTGATGTAAGACTTCCTGTCATTGTAGCTTATGATGGCTTCTTTACATCGCATCAAAAACGGAAAGTAAGCTATTTTGCTGATCGTAAAACAGTGCAGCAATTTGTTGGAGAACGCCCAACAAATTATCCTGTTGTCGTTGACCCGCGTAACCCAGTAACGATTGGTGCCCATATGGATGGCCATGATTTAATAAACAATAACTATCAACAATCAGAAGCTTTATATAGAGCCTATGATGTATACAAAGAAGTAGCTGCAGAATATGCTGAAATTTCAGGTCGTAAATACGAAGTTTTAAATACGTATAAAATGGAAGATGCAGAAGTTGCTTTATTCTTGATTAACTCAGCAGCGGAAACGGCAAAAGATGCTGTTGATAAGCTTCGTGCCAAAGGCATTAAAGCGGGTGTCATTAGTCCGAATATTATTCGTCCATTCCCTGCTGAAGATATTCGTAAAGCTCTTAAAAATGTGAAAGCCCTATTAGTTGGTGAGCGTGCGGATTCATATGGCGGCAATGGAGCAAACATGACGCATGAAATTAAATCTGCTCTTCAAGAAGATAAAAATAATAAAACGATTGTTTTAAGTCGTGTATTTGGTATTGGTGGTAAAGACTTCTTCGCAGAAGAAGCGGTGCAAATGTTTGAGATGGCCATCGATGCGATGGAAAAAGGGTATGCTGAAAAACCGTTTGACTACTTTGGTATCGTACCTGGCAAGTCTGAAAATAAGCTGAAGCCCGTTATTAGACCGATGCATGGTGATGATTTCAAAACTGGTTTAATCGAAGTGACACCAGATCCAACAACAAATAAATTAAAAGTTAAAATCCCGCCATTGCGCCAATTAACAACGAAGCCAAAGCGTCTTGGTTCAGGACATGGCGCATGCCCTGGTTGTGGTATTTTCCCAGGACTTGAACTGTTTTTCAAAGGCATCGAAGGCGACGTTATTACATTATTCCAAACAGGTTGTGGATATGTTACAACAACTGCTTATCCATATAGTTCACATAAACAACCGATGATGCACAACCTATTCCAAAATGGTCCAGCAACATTGTCTGGAACAGTAGAAGCATTTTATGAAATGAGACGCCGTGGTGAAATTGAATTTGATGATGATGTTACATTTGTGATGATCACTGGTGACGGTGGCATGGATATCGGGATGGGGTCAGCCATCGGTACGGCTAACCGCAACCATAAGCTAATTATTTTAGAATATGATAATGAAGGTTATATGAACACTGGTTCACAAATGTCTTATTCAACGCCTTTTGGTCATATGACGAGTACAACAAACGTTGGCAAGACGCAACAAGGAAAAGCGTTCCACCATAAAGATACAGCGCAAATTATGGCGGCAACAAACATTCCATATATTTTCACTGGAACAGAGGCATTCCCGCAAGATTTAGTGAAAAAAGCAGCAAAAGCGCAATGGTATGCCCAACATGAAGGAATGTCCTACGGCAAAATTTTAATTACTTGCCCGTTGAACTGGAAATCAGAAGACCGCTATGGAAATACAATTATGGATGCAGCCGTAAACTGCAACTTCTTCCCGCTATATGAGGTTGAACATGGTGAAACAACAATCACATACAACCCAGAAGAGAAGAAGACGAAAGTGGAGCTTTCCGAATGGTTGAAATATATGGGCAAAACAAAGCATATGTTACAAGAAGAAAATAAAGCTTTGTATCAAGAATTTGAGAAAGAAATTGAGCGCCGTTGGAAGCGTCTGAAAGCAATGCATGAAAACCCATATCTATAAGAAAAACGCGGTTGCGTTTTTCCTGAGGTAAGAAGTGGGAATCGGAGAAATAGCCGATTCCTT is a genomic window of Bacillus sp. (in: firmicutes) containing:
- a CDS encoding 4Fe-4S dicluster domain-containing protein, whose protein sequence is MSILPKKNELGFFEIRLESIGGLGANLAGKMLAEAGVLGLGLNGSNFSSYGSEKKGTPVKSFIRYCDADVEIRDHSPIMQPHVVGVFHEALYKTINVVSGLQADGIVLVNSTRDFDDVKKDLKLEYGTLAIVDGLGIAVEEKTKVNTAMLGALFRIIDFLDPEAMKAVIRKTFEKKYPHFVEPNIRTFERGYNSVQFKEYKVPEGAEGKAFKMPESRLGYETQEIGGVITAQANSILKDLSGSRQGFLPEFKIEKCINCAQCDTVCPDFCFVWEEAEDKRGRKQMFLKGIDYQYCKGCLKCVEACPTEALIDMREALGYADENRVAQKFPRVLEGVM
- a CDS encoding pyruvate synthase, translating into MAMIEKELQNANNKAEQLVTFESGNEMAAMAAAQINYHLMGYFPITPSTEVAQFLDQMKARGEHDIQLIAADGEHGSAGICYGAAVAGARVFNATSANGFMYMLEQLPVQSGTRFPMVMNLVTRSISGPLDIRGDHSDLYFGLNIGWVILTAPTPQAVYDMNIMALKIAEHSDVRLPVIVAYDGFFTSHQKRKVSYFADRKTVQQFVGERPTNYPVVVDPRNPVTIGAHMDGHDLINNNYQQSEALYRAYDVYKEVAAEYAEISGRKYEVLNTYKMEDAEVALFLINSAAETAKDAVDKLRAKGIKAGVISPNIIRPFPAEDIRKALKNVKALLVGERADSYGGNGANMTHEIKSALQEDKNNKTIVLSRVFGIGGKDFFAEEAVQMFEMAIDAMEKGYAEKPFDYFGIVPGKSENKLKPVIRPMHGDDFKTGLIEVTPDPTTNKLKVKIPPLRQLTTKPKRLGSGHGACPGCGIFPGLELFFKGIEGDVITLFQTGCGYVTTTAYPYSSHKQPMMHNLFQNGPATLSGTVEAFYEMRRRGEIEFDDDVTFVMITGDGGMDIGMGSAIGTANRNHKLIILEYDNEGYMNTGSQMSYSTPFGHMTSTTNVGKTQQGKAFHHKDTAQIMAATNIPYIFTGTEAFPQDLVKKAAKAQWYAQHEGMSYGKILITCPLNWKSEDRYGNTIMDAAVNCNFFPLYEVEHGETTITYNPEEKKTKVELSEWLKYMGKTKHMLQEENKALYQEFEKEIERRWKRLKAMHENPYL